A segment of the Vicinamibacterales bacterium genome:
GCCTCCTCATCGCCCCCACGCCGGCGCTCGGATGGGATCCCGGGGCGTTCAGCAAGGCGTCCGAGGATCAACTGATCGCGCTGCAGAACAAGGCGCGGGCGTCCGCCGGGCTTCGGACGCTGAAGCCGGATCCTGTGCTGCAGGCCGCTGCGCGCTGGCGAGCCAAGGACATGGCGCTGCGCGACTACTTCGGGCACACGATCAAGGGCACCGACCGGAAGGTCTTCTGGTACCTGCAGTACAAGTACGACTACTGCTTCAAGGTGGCGGGTGAGAACCTCGGCACGGTGACGTGGGAGGGCGCGTCGGCCGAGGACGTCTCCGCGTGGGTGTTCGATCGATGGATGGACTCGGCCGGTCATCGAGCCGCCATCCTGGGCGAGGCGTGGGACTCCATCGGCATTGGTGCCTACCG
Coding sequences within it:
- a CDS encoding CAP domain-containing protein; this translates as MSEPIPTRLRARRGTIATLLMSLALAMGLAAGGLLIAPTPALGWDPGAFSKASEDQLIALQNKARASAGLRTLKPDPVLQAAARWRAKDMALRDYFGHTIKGTDRKVFWYLQYKYDYCFKVAGENLGTVTWEGASAEDVSAWVFDRWMDSAGHRAAILGEAWDSIGIGAYRAADGKYVWTVLFADRCGSRTTSPKATPKPSPKVTPRATPRPTAKPPANRTVKPSRRATPKPLLRPTPNATPNPGPAARPRCIVRGSRWALTES